ATATCACCAGCGCGATTCTTTTGATTATCGGTTTTATTTTTATAAAGAGGCATCGTCCGGATATTCACAAGAGGATAATGCTCTCGGCGCTGTTTTCATCTATCATTTTTCTGATCTCTTATCTTGTCTATCACTATCAGGTGGGATCGGTCCCTTATCTGCGTCATGACTGGACACGCCCCCTTTATTTTGCCATTTTGATTCCGCATATCATTCTGGCCGGGTTGGTAGTACCATTTATTCTGGCCGCAGTATGGTTTGCATTAAGCGGCAAATTCGACAGGCATAAGAGGTTGGTGCGATGGGTCTGGCCGGTCTGGCTGTTTGTCTGTGTGAGTGGAATTACCGTATATCTGATGCTATATCAAATGTGATGTCTGAAATGAAGCCGGTTTTGTTGACGGCAAGTGCGCATCACGCCAGGATTTTCAGCATTTTCTCGACTTGATAGCCGGCCTGGTCGGCGGCGGAGAGCAATCGCTGCGCACTGGTTCGAAGGTCGGCAGGATTGATTTTGACCGACGTGTGATCGGTTCGAGCTGTTAGTAAAAGGGGACAAATGAGAGCATCGACCATCCGTTCCAACCGCTCTTTGTTCACCCATAGAGTGTTATTAAAGCTGTGCAACTGCAGGTACTCTTGAACAGCAGTTTCCATTAAAGCTTGCCGGAATGATTCGCCGAGTTCTCTGCTGTTTGCCGGTGCGAGAAGGTCGGAATGGGCCATCAGTATAAGAACCAAGCGCGAGTCCCAATAGGCGTTGCCGCTGTCGGCCAGAA
This region of Candidatus Zixiibacteriota bacterium genomic DNA includes:
- a CDS encoding DUF420 domain-containing protein is translated as MSIGSLPTLNVLLNITSAILLIIGFIFIKRHRPDIHKRIMLSALFSSIIFLISYLVYHYQVGSVPYLRHDWTRPLYFAILIPHIILAGLVVPFILAAVWFALSGKFDRHKRLVRWVWPVWLFVCVSGITVYLMLYQM